One window of Globicephala melas chromosome 2, mGloMel1.2, whole genome shotgun sequence genomic DNA carries:
- the SPTSSA gene encoding serine palmitoyltransferase small subunit A has protein sequence MALARAWKQMSWFYYQYLLVTALYMLEPWERTVFNSMLVSIVGMALYTGYVFMPQHIMAILHYFEIVQ, from the exons ATGGCGCTGGCGCGGGCCTGGAAACAGATGTCCTGGTTCTACTACCAGTACCTGCTGGTCACGGCGCTCTACATGCTGGAGCCCTGGGAGCGGACTGTGTTCA ATTCCATGCTGGTTTCCATCGTGGGGATGGCACTGTACACAGGATATGTCTTCATGCCTCAGCACATCATGGCGATACTGCACTACTTTGAAATTGTACAGTGA